In the Pseudochaenichthys georgianus chromosome 1, fPseGeo1.2, whole genome shotgun sequence genome, one interval contains:
- the bdh2 gene encoding dehydrogenase/reductase SDR family member 6 isoform X1 — MGRLDGKVIVLSAAAQGIGRAAAIAFAKEGAQVTATDINGEKLKELDSIPGIKTKVVDVTKKDQVEALAKEHDHVDVLFNVAGFVHHGSVLDCEEADWDFTMNVNIRSMFLMSKAFLPKMLAKKSGNIINMASVASSIKGVVNRCAYSTSKAAVIGFTKSIAADFIEQGIRCNCVCPGTVDTPSLRGRIEAQPDPEQAYKDFMARQKTGRMCTAEEVAHLCVYLASDESTYVTGTEQIIDGGWRL; from the exons ATGGGACGCCTCGACGGGAAAGTAATTGTGTTGTCGGCTGCTGCGCAGGGGATTGGACGTGCTGCAGCAATA GCATTTGCAAAGGAGGGAGCTCAAGTCACAGCGACAGACATCAATGGAGAGAAGCTGAAAGAGCTGGACAGCATTCCAG GGATTAAGACCAAGGTTGTGGATGTAACTAAGAAGGACCAAGTCGAAGCCCTGGCCAAGGAACATGATCATGTGGATGTGCTGTTCAATGTCGCTGG GTTTGTGCACCATGGCTCCGTCTTGGACTGCGAAGAGGCCGACTGGGACTTCACAATGAACGTGAACATCCGGAGCATGTTCCTCATGAGCAAGGCCTTCCTACCTAAG ATGTTGGCAAAGAAGTCAGGAAACATTATTAACATGGCATCTGTTGCATCGAGCATTAAAG GTGTTGTGAACCGGTGTGCCTATAGTACCTCCAAGGCTGCAGTGATTGGGTTCACCAAATCTATAGCGGCTGATTTTATTGAGCAAGGCATTCGCTGTAACTGTGTTTGTCCTG gaACTGTTGATACTCCATCATTGAGGGGTAGGATCGAGGCCCAACCTGACCCAGAACAG GCTTATAAGGATTTCATGGCAAGACAGAAAACTGGCAGAATGTGCACAGCTGAAGAGGTGGCTCACCTGTGTGTATACCTGGCCTCAGATgag TCTACCTATGTGACTGGAACGGAGCAAATCATCGATGGAGGATGGAGACTCTAA
- the bdh2 gene encoding dehydrogenase/reductase SDR family member 6 isoform X2, producing the protein MGRLDGKVIVLSAAAQGIGRAAAIAFAKEGAQVTATDINGEKLKELDSIPGIKTKVVDVTKKDQVEALAKEHDHVDVLFNVAGFVHHGSVLDCEEADWDFTMNVNIRSMFLMSKAFLPKMLAKKSGNIINMASVASSIKGVVNRCAYSTSKAAVIGFTKSIAADFIEQGIRCNCVCPGTVDTPSLRGRIEAQPDPEQAYKDFMARQKTGRMCTAEEVAHLCVYLASDEVSDLPM; encoded by the exons ATGGGACGCCTCGACGGGAAAGTAATTGTGTTGTCGGCTGCTGCGCAGGGGATTGGACGTGCTGCAGCAATA GCATTTGCAAAGGAGGGAGCTCAAGTCACAGCGACAGACATCAATGGAGAGAAGCTGAAAGAGCTGGACAGCATTCCAG GGATTAAGACCAAGGTTGTGGATGTAACTAAGAAGGACCAAGTCGAAGCCCTGGCCAAGGAACATGATCATGTGGATGTGCTGTTCAATGTCGCTGG GTTTGTGCACCATGGCTCCGTCTTGGACTGCGAAGAGGCCGACTGGGACTTCACAATGAACGTGAACATCCGGAGCATGTTCCTCATGAGCAAGGCCTTCCTACCTAAG ATGTTGGCAAAGAAGTCAGGAAACATTATTAACATGGCATCTGTTGCATCGAGCATTAAAG GTGTTGTGAACCGGTGTGCCTATAGTACCTCCAAGGCTGCAGTGATTGGGTTCACCAAATCTATAGCGGCTGATTTTATTGAGCAAGGCATTCGCTGTAACTGTGTTTGTCCTG gaACTGTTGATACTCCATCATTGAGGGGTAGGATCGAGGCCCAACCTGACCCAGAACAG GCTTATAAGGATTTCATGGCAAGACAGAAAACTGGCAGAATGTGCACAGCTGAAGAGGTGGCTCACCTGTGTGTATACCTGGCCTCAGATgaggtgagtga TCTACCTATGTGA